GGCCAGGGAAAGTCGTTGTGTTATCAACTACCGGCGACGATTCTGCCCGGGCTCACTCTCGTCATCTCTCCATTGATCGCGCTGATGCAGGATCAGGTGAATGCCTTGAAGGCTCGCAATATTGCCGCGGCGGCATTCCATTCCGGGCTCACCGAGCAGGAACGGGATCGTGTGGTGCTCCATCTCAAGCTGCGGCGGCTGCAGTTGCTTTATCTGGCCCCTGAGCGGATGCAACATGAGCGCTTCCTTCGCCTCTTGCGATCCTTGTGGGTGTCCCTGCTGGTCGTGGACGAGGCCCATTGTATTTCCCAGTGGGGACATGATTTTCGACCGGACTATCTGAACATCGGCCGGCTGCGCCGCGAGCTTGAAAATCCGCCTTGTCTGGCCTTAACGGCCACAGCCACAGCGCGTGTGCAGGCGGATCTTTGTGAGCGACTCTCACTCCACGACCCGCTTCGACTGGTCACGGGGTTTCGTCGGCCCAATCTCGCCCTCTCTGTGCGACTTTGCCGGTCGCGACAGGAGAAGTTGGCGGTGCTGGAGCGCATGGTGCGTGAGTACGAGACGGGGACGATTCTAGTCTACTGCGCCACCCGCCGCGCAGTCGAAGAGGTGGCCACCTGTCTCGGGCGGTCTGACCCGTCTGTCGGGTACTATCATGCCGGATTGTCGGATGAGGAACGGCGAGCGGTCCATGACCGGTTTTGCGCCGGGGCACTGCGTGTGTTGGCAGCGACCAACGCGTTCGGGATGGGGATCGATAAGTCGGATGTCCGGCTGGTCGTCCATTTCGACATTCCCGGAAGCCTGGAGGCCTACTACCAAGAAGTTGGGCGGGCCGGCCGTGACGGACAGCCTGCCTCCTGCCTGTTGCTGTTTCATAAACGGGATGTGGCCACGCAGGAATATTTCATTCAGCAGGCAGCGAAGGAGTCAAGTAGTGCGGCGCGCGTCGAGCGCATGAAGACATTGCTACAGGACATGTTGGACTATGTCTCGGTGCAGACCTGCCGCCAGCTGGCCATCCTTGAGTATTTCAGTGATGAGGCCGAACGAGCCTTCGGGCCCTGCAGGCTGTGCGATCGTTGTGTCGTAACCAGGCCGGTTCGGGAGGCTGTTGCCGACGATGAGGTTGCCTGCGCCCGTGCGTTTGTGGCGGCAGTCTCCTGGTGCCGGGGACGATTCGGGGTAACTCGCATCGTCGAGTTGTTGCGCGGGAGCCGGTCCAAAGTCCTGCTGGCGTGCGGCGCCGAGGCTTGCCCCGAATATGGGCTGTATCATGCCTGGTCGAAGCCGGCCCTGACCCGTCTGGGCACAACATTAATCGACCGGGGCTATCTGCGTGTTGAGGGAGAGGAGTATCCCACACTCGATGTGACGAAACGTGGCCGGGAAGTGTTGGAAGGGATGGGTCCCGTGGAATTGGGTCGGGCTGAATCCTCGACGCCGGCTCCGACAAATCAGGCCTGGGGCACGGGTGGGAATTCGGCGGCGCTGACCTCATCCGTCGATCCGCAACTCTTTGAACGTCTGCGCCAGCTGCGGAAGGAATTGGCTGAGGAAGAAGGCGTTGCCCCCTTTGTGATCTTCCACGACAAGACCCTTCGCACGATCGCCGGACATAGGCCCATGACGCTCAGCGCCTTGCGGGAGATATCCGGCATCGGCGAGGTCAAGGTGGAGCGATATGGTCGCCGAGTGCTGAACGTGGTGAATCCTGAGCCGCAGTAGGGTGTCCTCCTTCCCGGTTGCATCTTTCCGGCCTGGCAGGATGCGGAAAAGTCCACCAGCGGCGTTCACAAGCGTGCCGCGCGTTATTCCGCGCGTCGTGAACCTCAGCGGCTCACCGTACCGCAAGAGTACGATTCCGCCCCTGGGACATTGGGCGCTCACCGACTCTCGCCCGTCCGCAGACGTGACGCTCCTTCTTCGCTCGCGTCGCGGACCTCGCTGCGGCCTTGCTGGACGGCCTGTTTGCGCATCCTGCAAGGCTGTTCAACGTCGTCCCACACCGCGGATCTGTAGTGGCTATGGGACTCACCATGAGTTTTCCCGCAACCTGCTAGGACTTCAGCCCACCCGCTTTGCGAAACTGTTCCTGCAACTCGGCATAGGTCCTCGTCACGGGAAATTGCGGGAATTCCTTAGGAAGATGGTCCGGAGGACGGAAGAAGAATCCGGCATGGGCTTCGCCCAACATCGCTGTGTCGTTGTAGGCGTCTCCTGCCGCCATCACGTGGAAATTCAGGTTCTTCAGCGCGGCGACCGCATGTTTTTTCTGGTTGGGCTGGCGGAGTTTGTAATTGACGATGCGGCCGTTGGCTCCGATCTCCAATTGGTTACAGAAAATCGTGGGATAGCCTAGTTGTCGCATCAACGGGAGGGCGAACTCGTAAAACGTATCGGACAAAATGATGACCTGGGCACGTTCACGCAGCCAGGCGATGAAGTCGGCGGCTCCTTCCATCGGGCCCATGGCGTCGATGACGGATTGAATATCGGCGAGCGTGAATCCGTGTTGCGCCAGAATGTTCAAGCGGCGAGTCATGAGCGCATCATAGTCGGGCATTTCGCGCGTCGTAATCTTGAGTTCCTCGATGCCGGTCTTGATGGCAAAGTTGACCCAAATTTCCGGAACCAGCACGCCTTCAAGGTCCAGACAGACAATCACGGGGTTCTGCATCGATCCTCCTTCAGAAAGTTCTGCGTTTTGAATTCTGGGTGTTGAGTGGAATAAAGAACTGCTCACACAACATTCAGCACTCGCGGTTCGGCACTCAACACTATTCTCTATCCGCCGCTCTCGCGGCGGGCCTTTTCCTGGCTGAGATAGCGCCAGACTTTGTCCAGTGCCTTCTCGAAAATCTCCGTTCCCGTCCATCGGCGAGTGTGCTCGGCGTGGTGCTGTTTCGCCCACGTGACGGCGAGGGGGAGCGGAATCAGTCGCGGTGCCGTTCCCGTCAGGTCCGCCCAGAGCAGGCTCAAGGCCGTACTGATCCGAAGGGCGACGGGAACCGGTCGGATGCGTTGGCTCGCCATGTTCTGGCAGTCCGTGGCCGGCGAGGTGACCGCGAGTTCCCGGCAGGCCGCGGGGCGGTCCTCGTAAATGCTGCAGGCTTCATTCTCCAGAAACGGGCAGGGCATGCGGAGGGCATAGTAGGCCCTATTCAGGGGCTCAATCGCTTCGTCGCTCGGAGGGTCAGAAGACTCGGCCAAGGCAGAGAGCTGTGTCAATACCCCGGCTCGTGCGAGCTGTTGTTGCGCCAGCCCGAGTTTGGTGAGCAGACGGTCGCGTTCCGGCTGGTCCAGGCGATCGATCCTATTTGCGAGGGCAAAGGCTTCAGGCGCCGACATCGGGACCAGCATGCGGCAACAGGCCGCGCATCCTTTGTGGCAGGACACGGTGTGGCCGGTCTGTCGCACACGAGTCAGTTCCAGCGCCTGGACCTCCTCGCCGAGACCCCGCATCAGGGGGAGGATTGCGGTCACCGGCACGAAACTCGTGGGGACTCCCACGGACGTGGACACCTCTCCACACGGGGCATGCAGGGAAATCTCAAAATGTTCAACTAGGGACTGATTGCTCACGGGCCTGGTGTCCGAATGTCGTTGAGGTGATTAGCGGCGAAGCCCAACGGCGTTGTGCCGGCACCTATCATAGAGAACCCCCGAATCGAGGGTCAACCGCGCTGTGTGCTGGACTTGCTCCCCATGGACCGTTGGGGCTACTCTGTCGTCGATGCGTGTTTCCGGTCATATCATCGGGTTGTTGAAGGAATATATGGGGGATCTGGTCGAGCAGGCCAGACAGGAATCGTACGCCCATCAAGCCTTCGGCTTTTCCGCGCCACCGTATCAGCTGGATCATGCCATTGCCGATTTGCTGGCCATCTTGGATGACCGTATCGAGTCGGAGGGCGTCCAGGTCGGTATGCCCCTGGAGTTTCTGCATGAGATGTGGCGTCGTTGTAACGAGGCCCGCAGTCAGGTGATGGACCACGTGTGGATGGAGACGAACCTCGGTCCGCCTGGATCCTCCAAAGCTAGGATCCGGGAACTGACCTACGCGGCTCTCATCAAATATCTCGAGGAGGACTCAGTTGGGGAATGAGCGCGTGTGGTCAGCGGGCGCCATGCCATCGCCGGACTCACCATTTCCCTGCGAGCCAATAGACGAGGATGCCGATCACCTCATCGACGGCCTCTGTGGTGAGCAGTAAGGCGTTGACGGTTGGGATGAAGTCGAATAACGTCGCCCTCGCCCAAGCCTCCTGTGGCCGGTGCTGCGCTTCAAAGCCGCAGGCGACCGGCGTGACTACAACCCCCTGCTTCTCAAACAGGCCCACGGCGCGTGGCATGTGGTAGGCGGCGGTGACCAGCAGGATGCGTGCCGATCCAAGCATGGCCTTGGTCTCCAGGGCATTCTCGTATGTCGTGCGGGATTTTTCCTCGAGCCCCAGGGCGGATTCGGGGACGCCGAGATGGAGGGCCCATCGTTTCATCTCGCTGGCCTCGGATGGGCCGGTCCGGAAGACGGTGGCATCACCTCCCGTCAGCAGCAGCGTGGGCGCCAGGCCTTGACGCCACAATTCGGCCCCGCAGGCGGTCCGTTGGCGTGATGCGTCCTTGGCTTCGTCCGATGGCCGCAGTGATCCCTTGTGATAGATGCCACCTGCCAACACGACGATGGCGTCAAAGTTCGATTCCGAACCCGGGATGAACGGCGGATATCTCATTTCGAGGGCCCCAATGTACGTCGTGGCGAGCATAGGGGTTGCGGTGAGGAGTAAGAGCAGCACCGTGCAGAAGGCGAAGCGCCTGATCCGGGTTGTGCGCCTGGGTGTCACTGGGAGGCAGGCGAAGAGCAGGGTGAGGAGTCCTGCTACGACGATCCAAGACAGAGGATACAGGACATATTTCGAAGCCTTATAAACGCCATACCATAGCGGTGTTAGGGCCATAACCACTCCCAGTTGACTGACCGACAGAGGTTCAGCATACACGGAGGCAGTGGAGACACCAAGCCGTGAGGAGGAATTGATGGGTGAGGGACGTCAGTATTGGTTGATGAAGTCGGAGCCTGACGTGTTTTCCATCGACGACCTGGCCCGTTCGCCGAACCACACGACGTCGTGGAACGGGGTGCGGAACTATCAGGCGCGCAACTTTATGCGTGCGATGAAGCTGGGAGACCAGGTGCTGTTTTACCACAGCAATGCCAATCCGCCGTCTGTGGTGGGCATTGCTGAGGTGGTGAAGATCGCCTACCCCGATGCGACCCAGTTCGATCCACAGGATCCGCACTTTGATCCAGCCAGTAAGCCTGAGCAACCGCGTTGGGATGTCGTCGATATCCGGTTTGTGCACAAGTTCGAGACCTCGCTCTCGCTGGATGTGCTGCGAGGGCAGCCCAGGCTCAAGGGGATGGAGTTGCTGAGGAG
The sequence above is drawn from the Nitrospira defluvii genome and encodes:
- a CDS encoding RecQ family ATP-dependent DNA helicase, with product MDDLTKQLAQHFGFSAFRPGQREVIDAVLSRRDAMAVMPTGQGKSLCYQLPATILPGLTLVISPLIALMQDQVNALKARNIAAAAFHSGLTEQERDRVVLHLKLRRLQLLYLAPERMQHERFLRLLRSLWVSLLVVDEAHCISQWGHDFRPDYLNIGRLRRELENPPCLALTATATARVQADLCERLSLHDPLRLVTGFRRPNLALSVRLCRSRQEKLAVLERMVREYETGTILVYCATRRAVEEVATCLGRSDPSVGYYHAGLSDEERRAVHDRFCAGALRVLAATNAFGMGIDKSDVRLVVHFDIPGSLEAYYQEVGRAGRDGQPASCLLLFHKRDVATQEYFIQQAAKESSSAARVERMKTLLQDMLDYVSVQTCRQLAILEYFSDEAERAFGPCRLCDRCVVTRPVREAVADDEVACARAFVAAVSWCRGRFGVTRIVELLRGSRSKVLLACGAEACPEYGLYHAWSKPALTRLGTTLIDRGYLRVEGEEYPTLDVTKRGREVLEGMGPVELGRAESSTPAPTNQAWGTGGNSAALTSSVDPQLFERLRQLRKELAEEEGVAPFVIFHDKTLRTIAGHRPMTLSALREISGIGEVKVERYGRRVLNVVNPEPQ
- the thrH gene encoding bifunctional phosphoserine phosphatase/homoserine phosphotransferase ThrH, yielding MQNPVIVCLDLEGVLVPEIWVNFAIKTGIEELKITTREMPDYDALMTRRLNILAQHGFTLADIQSVIDAMGPMEGAADFIAWLRERAQVIILSDTFYEFALPLMRQLGYPTIFCNQLEIGANGRIVNYKLRQPNQKKHAVAALKNLNFHVMAAGDAYNDTAMLGEAHAGFFFRPPDHLPKEFPQFPVTRTYAELQEQFRKAGGLKS
- a CDS encoding YkgJ family cysteine cluster protein, which gives rise to MRGLGEEVQALELTRVRQTGHTVSCHKGCAACCRMLVPMSAPEAFALANRIDRLDQPERDRLLTKLGLAQQQLARAGVLTQLSALAESSDPPSDEAIEPLNRAYYALRMPCPFLENEACSIYEDRPAACRELAVTSPATDCQNMASQRIRPVPVALRISTALSLLWADLTGTAPRLIPLPLAVTWAKQHHAEHTRRWTGTEIFEKALDKVWRYLSQEKARRESGG
- a CDS encoding YdcF family protein codes for the protein MALTPLWYGVYKASKYVLYPLSWIVVAGLLTLLFACLPVTPRRTTRIRRFAFCTVLLLLLTATPMLATTYIGALEMRYPPFIPGSESNFDAIVVLAGGIYHKGSLRPSDEAKDASRQRTACGAELWRQGLAPTLLLTGGDATVFRTGPSEASEMKRWALHLGVPESALGLEEKSRTTYENALETKAMLGSARILLVTAAYHMPRAVGLFEKQGVVVTPVACGFEAQHRPQEAWARATLFDFIPTVNALLLTTEAVDEVIGILVYWLAGKW
- a CDS encoding EVE domain-containing protein, coding for MGEGRQYWLMKSEPDVFSIDDLARSPNHTTSWNGVRNYQARNFMRAMKLGDQVLFYHSNANPPSVVGIAEVVKIAYPDATQFDPQDPHFDPASKPEQPRWDVVDIRFVHKFETSLSLDVLRGQPRLKGMELLRRGSRLSVQPVRAAEWNQVVRLGRGRADG